From one Acidobacteriota bacterium genomic stretch:
- a CDS encoding sigma 54-interacting transcriptional regulator has product MSPNQLETIERIILKLNDSQTPKSAFSAVLEILSERAGIRRSCVLVYQTEAEKLSMVAANGLGIDEFRRVETSARKSALQDVFLSGKRRSVADPATDPSLRFLQSATSSTVAVEPIILEGRPLGVFCSEIPAGDSQVLPAFIAVVAALVSQAFKIEYAVSAERQLLADENSHLRQELKEKYDFSQIIGNSSAMRQVYDQVSQVARSNATVLLRGESGTGKEMIAHAIHYNSLRSKRPFIKVNCAALPETLIESELFGFEKGAFTGADRLKKGRFEMADGGTIFLDEIGDLPPQTQVKLLRVIQEREIQRLGGTETIKINVRFITATNQNLEEEIANGTFREDLYYRLNVFTIFLPPLRERKSDILLLAEHFLDKYEREHGKEIKRISTPAIDMLTSYHFPGNVRELENVIERAVLVCDEQVIHGHHLPPTLQTAEISDTVAELSLAAAVEAYESDLIQDALKTARGNVAKAARLLDSTERILSYKIKRYGITPKRFK; this is encoded by the coding sequence ATGTCGCCGAATCAACTCGAAACGATCGAGCGCATCATTCTCAAACTGAATGATTCGCAAACTCCAAAATCCGCCTTCTCGGCGGTTCTCGAGATCCTGTCCGAGCGGGCCGGGATTCGGCGGAGCTGCGTCCTCGTATACCAGACCGAAGCGGAAAAGCTGTCGATGGTCGCGGCCAACGGCTTGGGAATCGATGAATTCCGCCGCGTCGAAACCTCGGCACGCAAGAGCGCGCTCCAAGACGTGTTCCTGAGCGGCAAGCGACGTTCCGTGGCCGATCCCGCGACTGACCCTTCGCTTCGTTTTCTGCAGTCGGCTACCTCGTCGACAGTTGCGGTCGAGCCGATAATCCTTGAAGGCCGACCGCTCGGCGTCTTTTGTTCGGAAATCCCGGCGGGCGATTCCCAAGTCTTGCCGGCATTCATCGCTGTCGTCGCGGCGCTCGTTTCGCAGGCATTCAAGATCGAGTACGCCGTCTCGGCCGAACGCCAACTTCTTGCCGACGAGAATTCGCACCTTCGACAGGAACTCAAGGAAAAGTATGACTTCTCGCAGATCATCGGGAATTCAAGCGCGATGCGCCAGGTCTACGACCAGGTCTCGCAGGTCGCGCGTTCGAACGCGACGGTCCTGTTGCGCGGCGAGAGCGGGACCGGAAAGGAAATGATCGCGCACGCGATCCACTACAATTCGCTGCGTTCGAAACGCCCGTTCATCAAGGTAAACTGCGCCGCGCTGCCCGAAACACTGATCGAATCCGAGCTTTTCGGCTTTGAGAAGGGCGCCTTTACCGGTGCCGACCGTCTGAAAAAAGGCCGCTTCGAAATGGCCGACGGCGGAACCATCTTCCTCGACGAGATCGGAGATCTTCCGCCGCAGACTCAAGTGAAACTGCTCCGCGTCATTCAGGAGCGCGAGATCCAAAGGCTCGGCGGAACAGAGACTATCAAGATCAACGTGCGATTCATCACGGCGACGAACCAGAATCTCGAGGAAGAGATCGCCAACGGCACGTTTCGCGAGGATCTTTATTACCGGCTCAATGTCTTTACGATCTTCCTTCCACCGTTGCGTGAACGAAAATCGGACATCCTCCTGCTCGCCGAGCATTTCCTCGACAAATACGAGCGCGAACACGGCAAAGAGATCAAGCGCATATCAACGCCTGCCATCGATATGCTTACCAGCTATCATTTCCCGGGCAACGTCCGCGAACTCGAGAACGTCATCGAACGCGCGGTCCTGGTCTGCGACGAACAGGTGATCCACGGCCATCACCTTCCGCCGACGCTGCAGACCGCCGAAATCTCCGACACTGTCGCGGAACTCTCCCTCGCCGCGGCTGTCGAAGCGTACGAAAGCGATCTTATACAGGACGCTCTGAAAACCGCCCGCGGGAACGTCGCCAAGGCCGCGCGTCTGCTCGATTCGACGGAACGAATCTTGAGCTATAAAATCAAGAGGTACGGAATCACGCCAAAACGCTTCAAATGA
- a CDS encoding VWA domain-containing protein encodes MDRYITAALLFSALTTVCVAQSGNVKTYSESVPTLERKTSESDKPRKTEKKTDDDETIRVETDLIIVPTQVTDRSGRALTNLRKGEFKIFENNVEQEIAYFAAEEQPFTVALLLDMSYSSVFKIADIQSAALSFINQLKPDDKVMIVAFDEKVRVLCKPTNNRYALKLAVEATRIGSGTSLYSAIDGVLRDYFSTIKGRKAVVLLSDGVDTTSQSFDARSVMRSISETEVIFYPIQYDTYEDVQKTRQNQAEIRYDEDDRPYAVIKPRVKGEREEDYRAANEFVEDIADRTGGRTFKVSSTTNLASAFKTVADELRRVYSLGYYPSGNREVGVRYAIKVRVYRPNLVVRARNGYELSADR; translated from the coding sequence ATGGATCGATACATAACCGCAGCGTTGCTTTTTTCCGCCCTGACGACCGTTTGCGTCGCGCAGTCCGGCAACGTCAAGACCTATTCGGAAAGCGTACCGACCCTCGAGCGCAAAACGAGCGAATCGGACAAACCGCGAAAAACGGAGAAAAAGACCGATGACGACGAAACGATTCGGGTCGAAACCGACCTCATCATCGTCCCGACGCAGGTCACGGACCGCTCGGGCCGCGCATTGACGAATCTGCGGAAGGGCGAGTTCAAGATCTTCGAAAACAACGTCGAGCAGGAAATCGCGTACTTCGCCGCCGAAGAACAGCCATTTACGGTCGCGCTCCTGCTCGATATGAGCTACTCAAGCGTTTTCAAGATCGCCGATATCCAGTCCGCGGCGCTCTCCTTCATCAACCAGCTGAAACCCGACGACAAAGTGATGATCGTCGCCTTCGATGAGAAGGTCCGCGTCCTTTGCAAACCGACGAACAATCGATACGCTTTGAAACTCGCCGTCGAGGCAACCCGGATAGGCTCGGGAACGAGTCTTTATTCAGCGATCGACGGTGTGCTCAGGGATTATTTTTCAACGATCAAGGGGCGCAAAGCGGTCGTGCTTTTGTCGGACGGCGTCGACACGACAAGCCAGTCGTTCGACGCAAGATCGGTTATGCGTTCGATATCCGAAACGGAGGTCATCTTCTATCCGATCCAGTACGACACGTACGAAGACGTTCAGAAAACGCGGCAAAATCAAGCTGAGATCCGGTACGACGAGGACGATCGGCCGTATGCCGTCATCAAACCGCGGGTCAAAGGAGAACGCGAAGAGGACTATCGGGCGGCGAATGAATTCGTAGAAGACATTGCCGATCGGACCGGAGGACGAACCTTCAAGGTCTCGTCGACGACGAATCTGGCTTCGGCGTTCAAGACGGTCGCCGACGAACTGCGCCGAGTCTACAGTTTGGGATATTACCCTAGCGGCAACCGCGAAGTTGGTGTAAGATACGCCATTAAGGTTCGTGTCTACCGTCCCAATCTCGTTGTCCGGGCCCGGAACGGCTATGAACTTAGTGCGGATCGATGA
- a CDS encoding (2Fe-2S) ferredoxin domain-containing protein, with translation MSEVKFIDDPEKLEKLAPVINAPIRRHVFVCTGKSCSAVGSADVKRAFEEQLESKALRYGKESKGRNPNGEIILTECGSVGFCSLGAAVCVYPEGVWYGQVREEDVGEIIEEHLVNGRIVKRLALIDGIRNSDI, from the coding sequence ATGAGTGAGGTCAAGTTCATCGACGATCCCGAGAAGCTCGAGAAACTCGCTCCGGTGATCAACGCGCCGATCCGTCGGCACGTTTTCGTGTGCACCGGCAAATCCTGTTCGGCGGTCGGAAGCGCCGACGTCAAGCGGGCATTCGAGGAGCAACTTGAGTCGAAGGCGTTGCGTTACGGGAAGGAGTCGAAAGGGCGGAATCCGAACGGCGAGATCATCCTGACCGAATGCGGATCGGTCGGTTTTTGTTCGCTCGGCGCCGCCGTTTGTGTCTATCCGGAAGGCGTCTGGTACGGCCAGGTTCGAGAAGAAGACGTCGGCGAGATCATCGAGGAGCATCTCGTGAACGGAAGAATCGTCAAACGGCTCGCACTTATCGACGGGATCCGAAATTCCGACATTTGA
- a CDS encoding trypsin-like peptidase domain-containing protein has translation MATNLVIHISVGSEKRTEFFSDDRISIGSSEHNDIQIHSKDVNVEGTWLELELTENVYRIINANSELRFVDPSGQTVRRYVAISDGDRISIDGTDIAFAFFAPATRSSLITTRRDSHVAQFIEEAALESAGSPKRDDAKVFLKEFVRELSREISFTSKLVALVLIIGFVSGIFYLGFAVNRELKKNREQSEQQSEFIRKLEERLGQTSDQIGEIDKSNKEIIKSVSLAPNLRVEYGNGVCLIVGVYELVSKANNKTLRYPQVQPVSPNPYEPAPSEDQVPIDRPVGLTTEGNGTPIEYDFIGTGFHVGGGFLLTNRHVLRPWEDDDLIKQMMRDGNGKPRIKKLLVYFPNYKQPFPLVERQIGGRQDLAVASIDPAKISTEIPVLPLDASPDAMTIGKTVVSMGYPSGPDRLLAMFDDTEARGINARCNGLRQCIINFLAQNLRIAPLLTQGAITDLDSRRIVHDAKTAEGGSGAPVFGQTGKVIGVNFGIFTENTAANMAVPISFAIDLLKKSGWKSPEELLAESQNQAATTPQSNTNTKPAGN, from the coding sequence ATGGCAACGAACCTGGTGATCCACATTTCGGTCGGTAGCGAAAAGCGGACGGAGTTCTTCTCCGACGACCGTATCAGTATCGGTTCGTCCGAACACAACGACATCCAGATCCACTCGAAGGACGTCAACGTCGAGGGTACGTGGCTCGAGCTCGAACTCACGGAAAACGTCTATCGCATCATCAATGCCAATTCGGAACTGCGTTTCGTCGATCCTTCAGGTCAAACGGTGCGACGCTACGTTGCGATCAGCGACGGCGACCGAATTTCGATCGACGGCACCGATATCGCATTCGCGTTCTTCGCGCCCGCGACGCGTTCGTCGCTTATCACGACGCGCCGCGACTCGCACGTCGCGCAGTTCATCGAGGAAGCCGCGCTCGAATCGGCCGGATCTCCGAAGCGCGATGACGCCAAGGTCTTTCTCAAGGAATTCGTCCGCGAACTTTCGCGCGAGATCAGTTTTACATCGAAGCTCGTTGCGCTTGTCCTGATCATCGGATTCGTCTCGGGCATCTTCTATCTCGGATTCGCCGTCAACCGTGAACTCAAAAAGAATCGCGAACAGAGCGAACAGCAGAGCGAGTTCATCCGCAAACTCGAAGAACGGCTCGGACAGACCTCAGATCAGATCGGCGAGATCGACAAGTCGAACAAGGAGATCATCAAATCGGTCTCGCTCGCACCGAATCTGCGCGTCGAATACGGCAACGGCGTCTGCCTGATCGTCGGCGTGTATGAACTCGTCAGCAAGGCAAACAACAAAACTCTGCGTTATCCGCAGGTACAACCGGTTTCGCCAAACCCATACGAACCTGCACCGTCCGAAGATCAGGTTCCGATCGATCGGCCGGTCGGATTGACGACGGAAGGCAACGGAACGCCGATCGAATACGACTTTATCGGCACCGGATTTCACGTCGGCGGAGGATTTCTCCTGACGAACCGGCACGTGTTGCGGCCGTGGGAGGACGATGATCTGATCAAGCAGATGATGCGCGACGGCAACGGCAAACCTCGGATAAAGAAGTTGCTCGTGTATTTCCCGAATTATAAGCAACCATTCCCGCTTGTGGAACGGCAAATTGGCGGACGCCAGGATCTGGCGGTCGCATCGATCGATCCGGCGAAGATTTCAACTGAGATCCCCGTGCTTCCGTTGGACGCCAGCCCGGATGCGATGACGATCGGCAAAACCGTCGTCTCGATGGGCTATCCGAGCGGTCCGGACCGTTTGCTGGCGATGTTTGACGACACGGAAGCGCGCGGGATAAATGCCAGATGCAACGGACTTCGCCAGTGCATCATCAACTTTTTGGCGCAGAACCTGCGGATCGCACCCTTGTTGACCCAAGGCGCGATAACCGACCTCGATTCCCGGCGCATCGTCCACGACGCAAAGACGGCCGAGGGAGGTTCCGGCGCGCCTGTGTTCGGACAGACAGGCAAGGTGATCGGCGTGAATTTCGGCATATTTACGGAGAATACTGCCGCGAATATGGCCGTCCCGATCAGCTTCGCGATCGATCTTCTCAAGAAATCCGGGTGGAAATCGCCCGAGGAACTCCTCGCGGAATCTCAAAATCAAGCCGCGACCACGCCGCAGTCAAACACCAACACGAAACCCGCCGGGAATTAG
- a CDS encoding ABC transporter permease yields MENLVFSNMLHRPARTVVSVLGIAIGVLLIVFTVGLSNGTMRERATREANVGAEIFFRGSGSIGLSGSETLRLPVGLKSEIEKVDGVQTAVPIGQNSVKADSATGSRLIDGVNFDEYAPVAGLRVIEGRKFSDGADEAVIDTGFQKQKKYKIGDKIEIWEKPFTIVGTYEPAAGARVKVSLAQMQTQLGSEGKAAAFLVKVKPGVAPEQVAERLGKAFPENQILLTSQLEELYMQGIPALNVFLNVIIGVAAVISALVILLTMYTTVTERTRQIGIMKSLGMSNPKIAGTIAKEALLLSFCGIVTGVLLTVLLRFVLTRFTTLEVEISPVVISITMAVGLLGGVLGAIYPALKAARLDAVEALSYE; encoded by the coding sequence ATGGAAAATCTCGTTTTCTCAAATATGCTCCATCGGCCGGCGCGGACGGTTGTCAGCGTTCTCGGCATCGCGATCGGCGTTTTGCTTATAGTGTTCACGGTCGGGTTATCAAACGGCACGATGCGGGAGCGCGCGACGCGCGAGGCGAATGTCGGCGCGGAGATCTTTTTTCGAGGTTCGGGTTCGATCGGGCTGAGCGGCTCGGAAACGCTCCGGCTTCCGGTTGGGCTGAAATCCGAGATCGAAAAGGTCGACGGCGTCCAAACGGCCGTTCCGATCGGGCAGAACTCGGTCAAGGCCGATTCCGCCACCGGAAGCCGTCTCATCGACGGCGTCAATTTCGACGAATATGCTCCGGTTGCGGGTTTGCGCGTTATCGAGGGACGAAAGTTCTCCGACGGCGCCGACGAAGCCGTCATCGACACCGGATTTCAGAAACAGAAAAAATACAAGATCGGCGACAAGATCGAGATATGGGAAAAGCCGTTCACGATCGTCGGAACCTATGAACCGGCCGCGGGCGCGCGGGTCAAGGTTTCTTTGGCGCAAATGCAGACTCAACTCGGCAGCGAGGGAAAGGCCGCCGCGTTTCTCGTCAAGGTCAAACCCGGCGTCGCGCCCGAGCAGGTTGCCGAACGACTCGGAAAGGCGTTTCCCGAGAATCAGATACTGCTTACATCGCAGCTCGAAGAGCTTTATATGCAAGGAATTCCGGCGTTGAACGTGTTCTTGAACGTGATCATCGGCGTCGCCGCCGTGATTTCCGCGCTCGTTATCCTGTTGACGATGTACACGACCGTCACCGAACGCACGCGCCAGATCGGAATTATGAAGTCGCTCGGGATGAGCAACCCGAAGATCGCCGGAACGATCGCCAAGGAGGCGCTGCTGCTGAGCTTTTGCGGCATCGTCACGGGAGTTTTGCTGACAGTCCTGTTGAGGTTCGTTCTGACACGTTTCACGACGCTCGAAGTCGAGATCAGCCCGGTCGTGATCTCGATCACGATGGCCGTCGGCCTGCTCGGCGGCGTCCTCGGCGCCATCTACCCGGCACTCAAAGCGGCGCGACTCGACGCCGTCGAGGCGCTGAGCTACGAATAG
- a CDS encoding M20/M25/M40 family metallo-hydrolase, which yields MRKTIVVFLLLVAFVVQGSAPVFAQERDEVYAKIRKEGMENSQIMRTLQVLTDVYGPRLTGSPNHKAAANWAVAEMTKWGFENAALEPWDFGHPGWVNERASGFVTSPVQDSLVFEVLAWTPGTKKAVRGPAFLLKIPTKPNPNNPNFQIPPTQDELNAYFATVKSQIKGKMVFVGKPAVIPVNITPGPKRLDDATLKQRFDPNAPLQPPPVFPQPPTPQPGQLTGQQVAEQLDQFLVDNKAAVRINDAGREHGQIRAFNNRSFDVSKTVPTVVMRNEDYGRIWRIAEGGSPVALEFDIRNRVIPDGTTSYNTVGEITGSDRKDEVIMLGGHLDSWHAATGATDNAIGCAIMMEAARILKASGVKPRRTVRVALWSGEEQGLLGSQAYVKRHFGSFETPLPGYEKFGGYFNIDSGTGKARGMSVFGPPETAAVLREALASFSDYGFMGVMNSRSRGLGGSDHTSFNQAGLPGIGVMQDPIEYGTHTWHTNLDTYERIIEDDVKKSAIVIAAAVYALAMRDELLPRFNSADMPKPPPTPTPSPSPSPKK from the coding sequence ATGAGAAAAACGATTGTCGTCTTTTTGTTGTTGGTTGCCTTCGTCGTCCAAGGGTCTGCGCCGGTGTTTGCGCAGGAACGCGACGAGGTTTATGCGAAGATCCGCAAAGAGGGAATGGAAAACTCCCAGATAATGCGGACGCTTCAGGTTCTGACCGACGTCTATGGTCCGCGTCTGACGGGTTCCCCGAATCACAAGGCGGCCGCGAACTGGGCCGTCGCCGAGATGACCAAATGGGGATTCGAAAACGCCGCGCTCGAGCCTTGGGATTTCGGCCATCCGGGATGGGTGAACGAGCGGGCATCTGGTTTCGTAACGTCGCCGGTCCAGGATTCGCTTGTGTTCGAGGTTCTCGCGTGGACGCCGGGAACGAAGAAGGCGGTCCGGGGACCGGCGTTCCTGCTCAAGATTCCGACGAAACCGAACCCGAACAATCCGAATTTCCAGATCCCGCCGACGCAGGATGAGCTAAATGCCTATTTTGCGACCGTCAAATCGCAGATCAAGGGCAAGATGGTGTTCGTCGGCAAGCCGGCCGTGATCCCGGTCAATATCACGCCGGGCCCGAAACGGCTTGACGACGCGACGCTCAAGCAGCGCTTCGACCCGAACGCGCCGCTACAGCCGCCGCCGGTGTTTCCGCAACCGCCGACGCCGCAACCCGGGCAGCTTACCGGACAACAGGTGGCCGAACAGCTCGACCAATTCCTCGTCGACAACAAGGCCGCCGTCCGCATCAACGATGCCGGCCGCGAGCACGGCCAGATCCGCGCCTTCAACAACCGCAGCTTCGATGTTTCAAAGACGGTTCCGACGGTCGTAATGCGCAACGAGGACTACGGCCGCATCTGGCGAATCGCGGAAGGCGGGTCGCCGGTGGCCCTCGAGTTCGATATCCGAAACCGGGTTATTCCGGACGGAACGACTTCCTACAACACCGTCGGCGAGATCACCGGTTCGGACAGAAAAGACGAAGTCATTATGCTTGGCGGGCATCTTGATTCGTGGCACGCGGCGACGGGCGCGACCGACAACGCGATCGGTTGCGCAATTATGATGGAAGCGGCGCGAATTTTGAAGGCTTCCGGCGTCAAGCCGCGCCGAACGGTCCGCGTGGCGCTCTGGTCGGGCGAGGAACAGGGGCTTCTGGGTTCGCAGGCTTATGTGAAGAGGCACTTTGGATCGTTCGAGACGCCGCTCCCCGGATATGAGAAGTTTGGCGGCTATTTCAATATCGATTCGGGCACGGGCAAGGCACGCGGAATGTCGGTTTTCGGTCCGCCGGAAACGGCCGCGGTTCTGCGTGAGGCGCTTGCGTCTTTCTCCGATTACGGCTTTATGGGAGTGATGAATTCGCGCAGCCGTGGACTCGGAGGTTCGGATCACACGTCATTCAATCAAGCGGGACTTCCGGGAATCGGCGTGATGCAGGACCCGATCGAGTACGGGACGCATACGTGGCACACGAATCTCGACACGTACGAGCGGATCATCGAGGACGACGTCAAGAAGTCGGCGATCGTCATCGCCGCTGCGGTTTACGCGCTTGCGATGCGGGATGAGCTTCTGCCAAGGTTCAACTCGGCGGATATGCCGAAACCGCCGCCGACGCCAACGCCGAGCCCGAGTCCGAGCCCCAAGAAGTAG